From the genome of Manis pentadactyla isolate mManPen7 chromosome 18, mManPen7.hap1, whole genome shotgun sequence, one region includes:
- the ACSBG1 gene encoding long-chain-fatty-acid--CoA ligase ACSBG1 isoform X4, with protein MLSSPRPQRRRRMARRILQGRWLSDQTGELPHTMGDTSVPLRAASPKALSGPEAWEVGPWRTRDPQGQAQAGMIRAVAPHPAEEALWTTRADGRVRLRIDPSCPDPPHTVHRMFCETLDKYGDLSALGFKRQGSWEHISYSQYYQLSRKAAKGFLKLGLERTHSVAILGFNSPEWFFSAVGTVFAGGTVTGIYTTSSPEACQYIAHDSHADIIVVDTQEQLGKILKIWKNLPHLKAVVVYREPPAEKMANVYMMEQLLGLGSLVPEEALDAVIAAQQPNQRCVLIYTSGTTGPPKGVMLSQDNITWTARYGSQAGGIQHAEVQQEVVVSYLPLSHIAAQIYDLWTGIQWGAHVCFAEPNALKGSLVSTLREVEPTSHLGVPRVWEKIMEGIQEVVAQSGFIRRKMLLWAMSVTLQHNLTSPGRWASTTAMWQVGPSSQTRELEQGSQCVAQPDPFIQACASFCGLLSSPTSDLKPFTARLADFLVLAKVRQALGLARCQKHFYGAAPMSMETQHFFLGLNIRLYAGYGLSETSGPHFMSSPCNYRLCSSGKVMPGCRAKLADPDAGGVGEICLWGRNIFMGYLNMEAETREAIDDQGWLRTGDTGRLDAEGFLYVTGRIKELIITAGGENVPPVPLEEAVKRELPIISNAMLLGDQRKFLAMLLTLKCTVDPDTSDPTDNLTEQAVEFCQSVGSTATKVSEVVGKDEAVYRAIEEGIRRVNRNAAARPYHIQKWAILGKDFSIPGGELGPTMKLKRFTVLEKYKDTIDSFYQEQK; from the exons ATGCTCTCGAGCCCTCGTCCGCAGAGAAGGCGAAGGATGGCCAGGCGGATTCTCCAG GGCAGGTGGTTGAGTGACCAGACTGGAGAGCTCCCACACACAATGGGAGACACGTCAGTGCCACTGAGG gcagcctcgCCCAAGGCATTGTCAGGACCAGAGGCCTGGGAGGTCGGCCCATGGAGGACCAGAGACCCCCAGGGACAGGCTCAGGCCGGCATGATCCGAGctgtggccccccaccctgcAGAAGAGGCGCTCTGGACAACTCGAGCTGATGGGCGGGTCCGCCTGCGCATAGACCCCAGTTGCCCGGACCCTCCCCACACCGTGCACCGGATGTTCTGTGAGACTCTGGACAAGTATGGGGACCTCAGCGCCCTGGGCTTCAAGCGCCAGGGCTCGTGGGAGCACATCTCCTACTCCCAGTACTACCAGCTCTCCCGCAAAGCCGCCAAGGGCTTCCTGAAG CTCGGCCTGGAGCGGACCCACAGCGTGGCCATCCTCGGCTTCAACTCCCCAGAGTGGTTCTTCTCAGCAGTGGGTACAGTATTTGCAGG AGGTACTGTCACCGGCATCTACACGACCAGCTCCCCCGAGGCCTGCCAGTACATCGCCCACGACTCCCACGCCGACATCATCGTGGTGGACacgcaggagcagctgggaaagaTCCTCAAG ATCTGGAAAAACCTGCCACACCTGAAGGCGGTGGTGGTGTACCGAGAGCCTCCTGCAGAGAAAATGGCCAACGTGTACATG ATGGAGCAGCTCCTGGGCCTGGGGAGCCTGGTGCCTGAGGAGGCCCTGGACGCTGTTATTGCCGCCCAGCAACCCAACCAGCGCTGTGTCCTCATCTACACGTCAGGCACCACCGGGCCCCCCAAGGGCGTGATGCTGAGTCAGGACAAT ATCACATGGACAGCACGGTACGGCAGCCAGGCCGGGGGCATCCAGCATGCGGAGGTGCAACAGGAGGTGGTGGTTAGCTACCTGCCTCTCAGCCATATTGCCGCCCAGATTTATGACCTGTGGACAGGCATCCAGTGGGGAGCCCACGTCTGCTTTGCTGAGCCAAACGCACTGAAG GGGAGCCTTGTGAGCACACTGCGGGAGGTGGAGCCCACATCCCATCTGGGGGTGCCTCGCGTCTGGGAGAAGATCATGGAAGGGATCCAGGAGGTGGTGGCTCAGTCTGGCTTCATCCGGCGCAAGATGCTGCTGTGGGCCATGTCAGTGACTTTGCAGCACAACCTCACCAGCCCGGGCAG GTGGGCCAGTACCACAGCGATGTGGCAGGTTGGCCCCAGCAGCCAGACCAGGGAACTGGAGCAGGGAAGCCAGTGTGTGGCCCAGCCTGACCCTTTTATCCAGGCTTGTGCTTCCTTCTGTGGACTGCTCTCCTCTCCCACCAGTGACCTGAAGCCCTTCACGGCCAGACTGGCTGATTTCCTGGTGCTGGCCAAGGTCCGCCAGGCGCTGGGCTTGGCCAGGTGTCAGAAGCACTTCTACGGAGCAGCCCCCATGTCCATGGAGACCCAGCACTTCTTCCTGGGCCTCAATATCCGCTTGTATGCGGGTTACGGCCTCAGTGAGACCTCAGGGCCCCACTTTATGTCCAGCCCCTGCAACTACCGGCTCTGCAG CTCTGGCAAGGTGATGCCAGGCTGCCGTGCGAAGCTGGCGGACCCAGACGCAGGCGGCGTGGGCGAGATCTGCCTATGGGGCCGCAACATCTTCATGGGCTACCTGAACATGGAGGCTGAGACCAGGGAGGCCATCGATGACCAGGGCTGGCTGCGCACTGGCGACACAGGGCGCCTGGACGCCGAGGGCTTCCTCTACGTCACCGGGCGCATCAAAG AACTAATCATCACGGCTGGTGGGGAGAACGTGCCCCCAGTGCCCCTTGAGGAGGCAGTGAAGAGGGAGCTGCCCATCATCAGCAATGCCATGCTGCTTGGGGACCAGCGGAAGTTCCTGGCCATGCTGCTCACCCTGAAG TGCACCGTGGACCCAGACACCTCTGACCCTACTGACAACCTGACGGAACAGGCTGTGGAGTTCTGCCAGAGTGTGGGCAGTACGGCCACCAAGGTGTCCGAGGTCGTGGGGAAGGACGAGGCTGTGTACCGGGCCATCGAGGAGGGGATCCGGAGGGTCAACAGGAATGCAGCTGCCCGGCCCTACCACATCCAGAAGTGGGCCATTCTTGGGAAGGACTTCTCCATTCCGGGTGGAGAGCTGG GTCCCACAATGAAACTGAAGCGGTTTACAGTTCTGGAGAAGTACAAAGACACCATCGATTCCTTTTACCAAGAGCAAAAGTAA
- the ACSBG1 gene encoding long-chain-fatty-acid--CoA ligase ACSBG1 isoform X6: MLSSPRPQRRRRMARRILQAASPKALSGPEAWEVGPWRTRDPQGQAQAGMIRAVAPHPAEEALWTTRADGRVRLRIDPSCPDPPHTVHRMFCETLDKYGDLSALGFKRQGSWEHISYSQYYQLSRKAAKGFLKLGLERTHSVAILGFNSPEWFFSAVGTVFAGGTVTGIYTTSSPEACQYIAHDSHADIIVVDTQEQLGKILKIWKNLPHLKAVVVYREPPAEKMANVYMMEQLLGLGSLVPEEALDAVIAAQQPNQRCVLIYTSGTTGPPKGVMLSQDNITWTARYGSQAGGIQHAEVQQEVVVSYLPLSHIAAQIYDLWTGIQWGAHVCFAEPNALKGSLVSTLREVEPTSHLGVPRVWEKIMEGIQEVVAQSGFIRRKMLLWAMSVTLQHNLTSPGRWASTTAMWQVGPSSQTRELEQGSQCVAQPDPFIQACASFCGLLSSPTSDLKPFTARLADFLVLAKVRQALGLARCQKHFYGAAPMSMETQHFFLGLNIRLYAGYGLSETSGPHFMSSPCNYRLCSSGKVMPGCRAKLADPDAGGVGEICLWGRNIFMGYLNMEAETREAIDDQGWLRTGDTGRLDAEGFLYVTGRIKELIITAGGENVPPVPLEEAVKRELPIISNAMLLGDQRKFLAMLLTLKCTVDPDTSDPTDNLTEQAVEFCQSVGSTATKVSEVVGKDEAVYRAIEEGIRRVNRNAAARPYHIQKWAILGKDFSIPGGELGPTMKLKRFTVLEKYKDTIDSFYQEQK, encoded by the exons ATGCTCTCGAGCCCTCGTCCGCAGAGAAGGCGAAGGATGGCCAGGCGGATTCTCCAG gcagcctcgCCCAAGGCATTGTCAGGACCAGAGGCCTGGGAGGTCGGCCCATGGAGGACCAGAGACCCCCAGGGACAGGCTCAGGCCGGCATGATCCGAGctgtggccccccaccctgcAGAAGAGGCGCTCTGGACAACTCGAGCTGATGGGCGGGTCCGCCTGCGCATAGACCCCAGTTGCCCGGACCCTCCCCACACCGTGCACCGGATGTTCTGTGAGACTCTGGACAAGTATGGGGACCTCAGCGCCCTGGGCTTCAAGCGCCAGGGCTCGTGGGAGCACATCTCCTACTCCCAGTACTACCAGCTCTCCCGCAAAGCCGCCAAGGGCTTCCTGAAG CTCGGCCTGGAGCGGACCCACAGCGTGGCCATCCTCGGCTTCAACTCCCCAGAGTGGTTCTTCTCAGCAGTGGGTACAGTATTTGCAGG AGGTACTGTCACCGGCATCTACACGACCAGCTCCCCCGAGGCCTGCCAGTACATCGCCCACGACTCCCACGCCGACATCATCGTGGTGGACacgcaggagcagctgggaaagaTCCTCAAG ATCTGGAAAAACCTGCCACACCTGAAGGCGGTGGTGGTGTACCGAGAGCCTCCTGCAGAGAAAATGGCCAACGTGTACATG ATGGAGCAGCTCCTGGGCCTGGGGAGCCTGGTGCCTGAGGAGGCCCTGGACGCTGTTATTGCCGCCCAGCAACCCAACCAGCGCTGTGTCCTCATCTACACGTCAGGCACCACCGGGCCCCCCAAGGGCGTGATGCTGAGTCAGGACAAT ATCACATGGACAGCACGGTACGGCAGCCAGGCCGGGGGCATCCAGCATGCGGAGGTGCAACAGGAGGTGGTGGTTAGCTACCTGCCTCTCAGCCATATTGCCGCCCAGATTTATGACCTGTGGACAGGCATCCAGTGGGGAGCCCACGTCTGCTTTGCTGAGCCAAACGCACTGAAG GGGAGCCTTGTGAGCACACTGCGGGAGGTGGAGCCCACATCCCATCTGGGGGTGCCTCGCGTCTGGGAGAAGATCATGGAAGGGATCCAGGAGGTGGTGGCTCAGTCTGGCTTCATCCGGCGCAAGATGCTGCTGTGGGCCATGTCAGTGACTTTGCAGCACAACCTCACCAGCCCGGGCAG GTGGGCCAGTACCACAGCGATGTGGCAGGTTGGCCCCAGCAGCCAGACCAGGGAACTGGAGCAGGGAAGCCAGTGTGTGGCCCAGCCTGACCCTTTTATCCAGGCTTGTGCTTCCTTCTGTGGACTGCTCTCCTCTCCCACCAGTGACCTGAAGCCCTTCACGGCCAGACTGGCTGATTTCCTGGTGCTGGCCAAGGTCCGCCAGGCGCTGGGCTTGGCCAGGTGTCAGAAGCACTTCTACGGAGCAGCCCCCATGTCCATGGAGACCCAGCACTTCTTCCTGGGCCTCAATATCCGCTTGTATGCGGGTTACGGCCTCAGTGAGACCTCAGGGCCCCACTTTATGTCCAGCCCCTGCAACTACCGGCTCTGCAG CTCTGGCAAGGTGATGCCAGGCTGCCGTGCGAAGCTGGCGGACCCAGACGCAGGCGGCGTGGGCGAGATCTGCCTATGGGGCCGCAACATCTTCATGGGCTACCTGAACATGGAGGCTGAGACCAGGGAGGCCATCGATGACCAGGGCTGGCTGCGCACTGGCGACACAGGGCGCCTGGACGCCGAGGGCTTCCTCTACGTCACCGGGCGCATCAAAG AACTAATCATCACGGCTGGTGGGGAGAACGTGCCCCCAGTGCCCCTTGAGGAGGCAGTGAAGAGGGAGCTGCCCATCATCAGCAATGCCATGCTGCTTGGGGACCAGCGGAAGTTCCTGGCCATGCTGCTCACCCTGAAG TGCACCGTGGACCCAGACACCTCTGACCCTACTGACAACCTGACGGAACAGGCTGTGGAGTTCTGCCAGAGTGTGGGCAGTACGGCCACCAAGGTGTCCGAGGTCGTGGGGAAGGACGAGGCTGTGTACCGGGCCATCGAGGAGGGGATCCGGAGGGTCAACAGGAATGCAGCTGCCCGGCCCTACCACATCCAGAAGTGGGCCATTCTTGGGAAGGACTTCTCCATTCCGGGTGGAGAGCTGG GTCCCACAATGAAACTGAAGCGGTTTACAGTTCTGGAGAAGTACAAAGACACCATCGATTCCTTTTACCAAGAGCAAAAGTAA
- the ACSBG1 gene encoding long-chain-fatty-acid--CoA ligase ACSBG1 isoform X8, with protein MFCETLDKYGDLSALGFKRQGSWEHISYSQYYQLSRKAAKGFLKLGLERTHSVAILGFNSPEWFFSAVGTVFAGGTVTGIYTTSSPEACQYIAHDSHADIIVVDTQEQLGKILKIWKNLPHLKAVVVYREPPAEKMANVYMMEQLLGLGSLVPEEALDAVIAAQQPNQRCVLIYTSGTTGPPKGVMLSQDNITWTARYGSQAGGIQHAEVQQEVVVSYLPLSHIAAQIYDLWTGIQWGAHVCFAEPNALKGSLVSTLREVEPTSHLGVPRVWEKIMEGIQEVVAQSGFIRRKMLLWAMSVTLQHNLTSPGRWASTTAMWQVGPSSQTRELEQGSQCVAQPDPFIQACASFCGLLSSPTSDLKPFTARLADFLVLAKVRQALGLARCQKHFYGAAPMSMETQHFFLGLNIRLYAGYGLSETSGPHFMSSPCNYRLCSSGKVMPGCRAKLADPDAGGVGEICLWGRNIFMGYLNMEAETREAIDDQGWLRTGDTGRLDAEGFLYVTGRIKELIITAGGENVPPVPLEEAVKRELPIISNAMLLGDQRKFLAMLLTLKCTVDPDTSDPTDNLTEQAVEFCQSVGSTATKVSEVVGKDEAVYRAIEEGIRRVNRNAAARPYHIQKWAILGKDFSIPGGELGPTMKLKRFTVLEKYKDTIDSFYQEQK; from the exons ATGTTCTGTGAGACTCTGGACAAGTATGGGGACCTCAGCGCCCTGGGCTTCAAGCGCCAGGGCTCGTGGGAGCACATCTCCTACTCCCAGTACTACCAGCTCTCCCGCAAAGCCGCCAAGGGCTTCCTGAAG CTCGGCCTGGAGCGGACCCACAGCGTGGCCATCCTCGGCTTCAACTCCCCAGAGTGGTTCTTCTCAGCAGTGGGTACAGTATTTGCAGG AGGTACTGTCACCGGCATCTACACGACCAGCTCCCCCGAGGCCTGCCAGTACATCGCCCACGACTCCCACGCCGACATCATCGTGGTGGACacgcaggagcagctgggaaagaTCCTCAAG ATCTGGAAAAACCTGCCACACCTGAAGGCGGTGGTGGTGTACCGAGAGCCTCCTGCAGAGAAAATGGCCAACGTGTACATG ATGGAGCAGCTCCTGGGCCTGGGGAGCCTGGTGCCTGAGGAGGCCCTGGACGCTGTTATTGCCGCCCAGCAACCCAACCAGCGCTGTGTCCTCATCTACACGTCAGGCACCACCGGGCCCCCCAAGGGCGTGATGCTGAGTCAGGACAAT ATCACATGGACAGCACGGTACGGCAGCCAGGCCGGGGGCATCCAGCATGCGGAGGTGCAACAGGAGGTGGTGGTTAGCTACCTGCCTCTCAGCCATATTGCCGCCCAGATTTATGACCTGTGGACAGGCATCCAGTGGGGAGCCCACGTCTGCTTTGCTGAGCCAAACGCACTGAAG GGGAGCCTTGTGAGCACACTGCGGGAGGTGGAGCCCACATCCCATCTGGGGGTGCCTCGCGTCTGGGAGAAGATCATGGAAGGGATCCAGGAGGTGGTGGCTCAGTCTGGCTTCATCCGGCGCAAGATGCTGCTGTGGGCCATGTCAGTGACTTTGCAGCACAACCTCACCAGCCCGGGCAG GTGGGCCAGTACCACAGCGATGTGGCAGGTTGGCCCCAGCAGCCAGACCAGGGAACTGGAGCAGGGAAGCCAGTGTGTGGCCCAGCCTGACCCTTTTATCCAGGCTTGTGCTTCCTTCTGTGGACTGCTCTCCTCTCCCACCAGTGACCTGAAGCCCTTCACGGCCAGACTGGCTGATTTCCTGGTGCTGGCCAAGGTCCGCCAGGCGCTGGGCTTGGCCAGGTGTCAGAAGCACTTCTACGGAGCAGCCCCCATGTCCATGGAGACCCAGCACTTCTTCCTGGGCCTCAATATCCGCTTGTATGCGGGTTACGGCCTCAGTGAGACCTCAGGGCCCCACTTTATGTCCAGCCCCTGCAACTACCGGCTCTGCAG CTCTGGCAAGGTGATGCCAGGCTGCCGTGCGAAGCTGGCGGACCCAGACGCAGGCGGCGTGGGCGAGATCTGCCTATGGGGCCGCAACATCTTCATGGGCTACCTGAACATGGAGGCTGAGACCAGGGAGGCCATCGATGACCAGGGCTGGCTGCGCACTGGCGACACAGGGCGCCTGGACGCCGAGGGCTTCCTCTACGTCACCGGGCGCATCAAAG AACTAATCATCACGGCTGGTGGGGAGAACGTGCCCCCAGTGCCCCTTGAGGAGGCAGTGAAGAGGGAGCTGCCCATCATCAGCAATGCCATGCTGCTTGGGGACCAGCGGAAGTTCCTGGCCATGCTGCTCACCCTGAAG TGCACCGTGGACCCAGACACCTCTGACCCTACTGACAACCTGACGGAACAGGCTGTGGAGTTCTGCCAGAGTGTGGGCAGTACGGCCACCAAGGTGTCCGAGGTCGTGGGGAAGGACGAGGCTGTGTACCGGGCCATCGAGGAGGGGATCCGGAGGGTCAACAGGAATGCAGCTGCCCGGCCCTACCACATCCAGAAGTGGGCCATTCTTGGGAAGGACTTCTCCATTCCGGGTGGAGAGCTGG GTCCCACAATGAAACTGAAGCGGTTTACAGTTCTGGAGAAGTACAAAGACACCATCGATTCCTTTTACCAAGAGCAAAAGTAA
- the ACSBG1 gene encoding long-chain-fatty-acid--CoA ligase ACSBG1 isoform X2: MELSADAHGRSLPSRAGRGWMSSDPSMPDGREVPPEGQPDASVGPTRNSWGASSLTAGQALPKGRLSHALEPSSAEKAKDGQADSPEEALWTTRADGRVRLRIDPSCPDPPHTVHRMFCETLDKYGDLSALGFKRQGSWEHISYSQYYQLSRKAAKGFLKLGLERTHSVAILGFNSPEWFFSAVGTVFAGGTVTGIYTTSSPEACQYIAHDSHADIIVVDTQEQLGKILKIWKNLPHLKAVVVYREPPAEKMANVYMMEQLLGLGSLVPEEALDAVIAAQQPNQRCVLIYTSGTTGPPKGVMLSQDNITWTARYGSQAGGIQHAEVQQEVVVSYLPLSHIAAQIYDLWTGIQWGAHVCFAEPNALKGSLVSTLREVEPTSHLGVPRVWEKIMEGIQEVVAQSGFIRRKMLLWAMSVTLQHNLTSPGRWASTTAMWQVGPSSQTRELEQGSQCVAQPDPFIQACASFCGLLSSPTSDLKPFTARLADFLVLAKVRQALGLARCQKHFYGAAPMSMETQHFFLGLNIRLYAGYGLSETSGPHFMSSPCNYRLCSSGKVMPGCRAKLADPDAGGVGEICLWGRNIFMGYLNMEAETREAIDDQGWLRTGDTGRLDAEGFLYVTGRIKELIITAGGENVPPVPLEEAVKRELPIISNAMLLGDQRKFLAMLLTLKCTVDPDTSDPTDNLTEQAVEFCQSVGSTATKVSEVVGKDEAVYRAIEEGIRRVNRNAAARPYHIQKWAILGKDFSIPGGELGPTMKLKRFTVLEKYKDTIDSFYQEQK; encoded by the exons ATGGAGCTTTCTGCGGATGCCCATGGCCGGAGCTTGCCCTCCAGAGCTGGACGCGGCTGGATGTCCAGCGACCCCAGCATGCCAGACGGCAGAGAGGTTCCCCCAGAGGGCCAGCCGGACGCAAGCGTGGGGCCCACCCGGAACAGCTGGGGAGCCAG CTCCCTGACGGCCGGGCAGGCTCTCCCCAAAGGGCGCCTAAGCCATGCTCTCGAGCCCTCGTCCGCAGAGAAGGCGAAGGATGGCCAGGCGGATTCTCCAG AAGAGGCGCTCTGGACAACTCGAGCTGATGGGCGGGTCCGCCTGCGCATAGACCCCAGTTGCCCGGACCCTCCCCACACCGTGCACCGGATGTTCTGTGAGACTCTGGACAAGTATGGGGACCTCAGCGCCCTGGGCTTCAAGCGCCAGGGCTCGTGGGAGCACATCTCCTACTCCCAGTACTACCAGCTCTCCCGCAAAGCCGCCAAGGGCTTCCTGAAG CTCGGCCTGGAGCGGACCCACAGCGTGGCCATCCTCGGCTTCAACTCCCCAGAGTGGTTCTTCTCAGCAGTGGGTACAGTATTTGCAGG AGGTACTGTCACCGGCATCTACACGACCAGCTCCCCCGAGGCCTGCCAGTACATCGCCCACGACTCCCACGCCGACATCATCGTGGTGGACacgcaggagcagctgggaaagaTCCTCAAG ATCTGGAAAAACCTGCCACACCTGAAGGCGGTGGTGGTGTACCGAGAGCCTCCTGCAGAGAAAATGGCCAACGTGTACATG ATGGAGCAGCTCCTGGGCCTGGGGAGCCTGGTGCCTGAGGAGGCCCTGGACGCTGTTATTGCCGCCCAGCAACCCAACCAGCGCTGTGTCCTCATCTACACGTCAGGCACCACCGGGCCCCCCAAGGGCGTGATGCTGAGTCAGGACAAT ATCACATGGACAGCACGGTACGGCAGCCAGGCCGGGGGCATCCAGCATGCGGAGGTGCAACAGGAGGTGGTGGTTAGCTACCTGCCTCTCAGCCATATTGCCGCCCAGATTTATGACCTGTGGACAGGCATCCAGTGGGGAGCCCACGTCTGCTTTGCTGAGCCAAACGCACTGAAG GGGAGCCTTGTGAGCACACTGCGGGAGGTGGAGCCCACATCCCATCTGGGGGTGCCTCGCGTCTGGGAGAAGATCATGGAAGGGATCCAGGAGGTGGTGGCTCAGTCTGGCTTCATCCGGCGCAAGATGCTGCTGTGGGCCATGTCAGTGACTTTGCAGCACAACCTCACCAGCCCGGGCAG GTGGGCCAGTACCACAGCGATGTGGCAGGTTGGCCCCAGCAGCCAGACCAGGGAACTGGAGCAGGGAAGCCAGTGTGTGGCCCAGCCTGACCCTTTTATCCAGGCTTGTGCTTCCTTCTGTGGACTGCTCTCCTCTCCCACCAGTGACCTGAAGCCCTTCACGGCCAGACTGGCTGATTTCCTGGTGCTGGCCAAGGTCCGCCAGGCGCTGGGCTTGGCCAGGTGTCAGAAGCACTTCTACGGAGCAGCCCCCATGTCCATGGAGACCCAGCACTTCTTCCTGGGCCTCAATATCCGCTTGTATGCGGGTTACGGCCTCAGTGAGACCTCAGGGCCCCACTTTATGTCCAGCCCCTGCAACTACCGGCTCTGCAG CTCTGGCAAGGTGATGCCAGGCTGCCGTGCGAAGCTGGCGGACCCAGACGCAGGCGGCGTGGGCGAGATCTGCCTATGGGGCCGCAACATCTTCATGGGCTACCTGAACATGGAGGCTGAGACCAGGGAGGCCATCGATGACCAGGGCTGGCTGCGCACTGGCGACACAGGGCGCCTGGACGCCGAGGGCTTCCTCTACGTCACCGGGCGCATCAAAG AACTAATCATCACGGCTGGTGGGGAGAACGTGCCCCCAGTGCCCCTTGAGGAGGCAGTGAAGAGGGAGCTGCCCATCATCAGCAATGCCATGCTGCTTGGGGACCAGCGGAAGTTCCTGGCCATGCTGCTCACCCTGAAG TGCACCGTGGACCCAGACACCTCTGACCCTACTGACAACCTGACGGAACAGGCTGTGGAGTTCTGCCAGAGTGTGGGCAGTACGGCCACCAAGGTGTCCGAGGTCGTGGGGAAGGACGAGGCTGTGTACCGGGCCATCGAGGAGGGGATCCGGAGGGTCAACAGGAATGCAGCTGCCCGGCCCTACCACATCCAGAAGTGGGCCATTCTTGGGAAGGACTTCTCCATTCCGGGTGGAGAGCTGG GTCCCACAATGAAACTGAAGCGGTTTACAGTTCTGGAGAAGTACAAAGACACCATCGATTCCTTTTACCAAGAGCAAAAGTAA